From Pan troglodytes isolate AG18354 chromosome 9, NHGRI_mPanTro3-v2.0_pri, whole genome shotgun sequence, the proteins below share one genomic window:
- the LOC466434 gene encoding olfactory receptor 10A3 encodes MKRQNQSCVVEFILLGFSNFPELQVQLFGVFLVIYVVTLMGNAIITVVISLNRSLHVPMYLFLLNPSVVEVSFSAVITPEMLVVLSTGKTMISFVGCFAQMYFILLFGGTECFLLGAMAYDRFAAICHPLNYPVMMNRGVFMKLVIFSWISGIMVATVQTTWVFSFPFCGPNEINHLFGETPPVLELVCADTFLFEIYAFTGTILIVMVPFLLILLSYIRVLFAILKMPSTTGRQKAFSTCASHLTSVTLFYGTANMTYLQPKSGYSPETKKLM; translated from the coding sequence atgaaaagacaaaatcaaaGCTGTGTGGTTGAATTCATCCTCCTGGGCTTTTCTAACTTTCCTGAGCTCCAGGTGCAGCTCTTTGGGGTTTTCCTAGTTATTTATGTGGTGACCCTGATGGGAAATGCCATCATTACAGTCGTCATCTCCTTAAACCGGAGCCTCCACGTTCCCATGTACCTGTTCCTCCTGAACCCATCTGTGGTGGAGGTGAGTTTCAGTGCAGTCATTACGCCTGAAATGCTGGTGGTGCTCTCTACTGGGAAAACTATGATTTCTTTTGTGGGCTGTTTTGCACAGATGTATTTCATCCTTCTTTTTGGTGGGACTGAATGTTTTCTCCTGGGAGCGATGGCTTATGACCGATTTGCTGCAATTTGCCATCCTCTGAACTACCCAGTGATGATGAACAGAGGGGTTTTTATGAAATTAGTAATATTCTCATGGATCTCAGGGATCATGGTGGCTACTGTGCAGACCACTTGGgtatttagttttccattttgtGGCCCCAATGAAATTAATCATCTCTTTGGTGAGACTCCCCCGGTACTAGAGCTTGTGTGTGCAGACACCTTCTTATTTGAAATCTATGCCTTCACAGGCACCATTTTGATTGTTATGGTTCCTTTCTTGTTGATCCTCTTGTCTTACATTCGAGTTCTGTTTGCCATCCTGAAGATGCCATCAACTACTGGGAGACAAAAGGCCTTTTCCACCTGTGCCTCTCACCTCACATCTGTGACCCTGTTCTATGGCACAGCCAATATGACTTATTTACAACCCAAATCTGGCTACTCACCAGAAACCAAGAAACTGATGTAA